The Arachis hypogaea cultivar Tifrunner chromosome 19, arahy.Tifrunner.gnm2.J5K5, whole genome shotgun sequence genome has a window encoding:
- the LOC112749465 gene encoding auxin-responsive protein SAUR78-like encodes MKKMKINIMLRKCKSLSNWQLGRSSSYSSLRSKSVKENLWAGNEMQEHENFETIFVGSTRKRYVISSKYLNHPLMNALINKSKRNSGEDYENVLVVNCEVVLFDHLLWMLEKADPMLTADSLEELADLYVI; translated from the coding sequence atgaagaagatgaagatcaaTATAATGCTGAGGAAGTGCAAGAGCTTGTCAAATTGGCAGCTAGGAAGATCTTCATCATATAGCAGTTTAAGGTCCAAATCTGTGAAGGAGAATTTGTGGGCTGGAAATGAGATGCAAgaacatgaaaattttgaaacTATATTTGTTGGCAGCACAAGGAAACGGTACGTAATCAGCTCCAAATATCTGAATCATCCTCTTATGAATGCTCTAATCAATAAGTCAAAGCGAAACAGCGGTGAGGATTATGAAAATGTTTTGGTGGTTAACTGTGAGGTAGTTCTCTTTGATCATCTCTTGTGGATGCTAGAAAAGGCAGATCCAATGCTCACTGCTGACTCTCTGGAAGAATTGGCTGACCTCTAtgtcatttaa